In the Oncorhynchus gorbuscha isolate QuinsamMale2020 ecotype Even-year unplaced genomic scaffold, OgorEven_v1.0 Un_scaffold_6477, whole genome shotgun sequence genome, aagagaggtgctaactgtctgtgtttttaaatgaagagaggtgctgactgtctgttcttgtttctccctctgtccacagaTACATTGAGGGTTTTCCTCGACCCCGgaggtgggaggaaggagagaagaagagagggaacgaggaaAAATAGGAAGATAGACATCCTCCCTGGAGGtttgggagaaagggagaaaaaagagagagggaatgagaaagtGAGAAAAATAAACTGAGGGGCTAATACCATCATcccttaggagagagagagagagagagagagagagagagagagagagagagagagagagagagagagagagagagagagagagagagagagagagagagagagagagagagagagagagagagagagagagagagagacagagagagagaacaagaacatGAGGTAATGAGAAAGAGATTGACCCACATCAGGATCTGGTCCTAGATCAGAGCGCACCACTGAAGAATAGTAATGTGTTGGTTGCATAAGGGCTGCACTGAGATCAGTTCTGACAGAGAAACCTGGTCAAATGGGAGCAACCTGGTCAAACGGGAGCTGGAGGACACCATGAACCTGACCTAGAATCAGTGACGGTCATCACATATGTATGGATGTACTATGGCACTTTACCACCACAAATGAGATTCTAgacactaaacctaaccttaaagcTTTCCTAATCTAACCTAATcttaccccctaaccctaaccttaacccttcctaaTCTAACCTAATcttaccccctaaccctaaccttaaaccttccTAATcttaccccctaaccctaaccttaacccttcctaaTCTAACCTAATcttaccccctaaccctaaccttaacccttcctaaTCTAACCTAATcttaccccctaaccctaaccttaacccttcctaaTCTAACCTAATcttaccccctaaccctaaccttaacccttcctaaTCTAACCTAATCTaaccccataaccctaaccttaatgctTTCCTAATCTTACCTAATCTAACCCGATAACCCTAGCCTTAACTCCCATCCTTTTAAACCTGTATCCCAAATCAAGAACAAATAGCTTGTGTACTACTTGCTCATAGATTCTGACGATACAAacagttttacatttacattgatggATAACAGCAGACACTTTTACCCAGCATTCAACTAGCGTAAGGTAGGTcaaacaaccacatatcacagtcatcaCAGGGAGTGTCCTCTACTGAACATCAAGAACAAATACCCTGGTACTTGCTCATAAATGTCCATGACCACGTCAGTCAtttagctaggtgagacaaccacctCTCACTGTTCTAATAAATCTAATCGTTCCGCAATAAAGCAGATTTctgcaaagtcagtgctagtgaGATAAGACTTGCTAGTAAGATAAGAGGTGCTAGTGGGATAAGACTTGCTAGTAAGGTAAGACATGCTAGTGAGATAAGACGTGCTAGTGAGATAAGACATGCTAGTGAGATAAGACGTGCTAGTGAGATAAGATGTGCTAGTAAGATAAGACATGCTAGTGAGATAAGACGTCCTAGTGAGATAAGACATGCTAGTGAGATAAGACATGCTAGTGAGATAAGAGGTGCTAGTGAGATAAGACGTCCTAGTGAGATAAGACATGCTAGTGAGATAAGACATGCTAGTGAGATAAGACTTGCTAGTGAGATAAGATCATAGTGAGATAAGAGGTGCTAGTGAGATAAGACGTCCTATGAGATAAGACGTCCTAGTGAGATAAGACGTCCTAGTGAGATAAGACATGCTAGTGAGATAAGACTTGCTCGTGAGATAAGAGGTGCTAGTGGGATAAGACTTGCTAGTAAGGTAAGACATGCTAGTGAGATAAGACGTGCTAATGAGATAAGACATGCTAGTGAGATAAGACGTGCTAGTGTGAGATAAGATGTGCTAGGTAAGATAAGCACATGCTAGTGAGATAAGACGTACAGTGAGATAAGACATGCTAGTGAGATAAGACGTGCTAGTGAGATAAGACGAAGTTGAGATAAGTGCTAGTGAGATAAGACGTGCTAGTGAGACAAGACGTGCTAGTGAGACAAGACGTGCTAGTGAGATAAGTCAGTGCTAGTGAGATAAGACGTGCTGAGTAAGAGAAGATGCTAGtaagaatctgtcgttctgcccctgaacaggcagttaacccactgttcctaggccgtcattgaaaataagaataagaatttgttcttaattaactgacttgcctagtaaaataaaggtaaaaagaaaaaagaaaagatAAGGACAAGGGTGTTGCTGTTTGTTTCTGAAGATAGAGCCAGTTCCTAATCTTACCCCTAACCTTAGCCTAAGTAACTTTGACCTTTTATCCCTTATCCTTATCACGTTAAGGACAAGTGGCTCAAGTAGCTCGGGACTTACCCTAACTTACCCCCTAACCTTGCACATAAATTCTGATGATTACAGTCCTCTACTGCTGCTGCAGTGTCATGAGTAGCATTATATAAGGGCTGTACTGAGGTCAGTGTTGACAGACAGAGCAAGCCTTGAGTGGACAAGACAGCACCATGAAGCTGACCCTGGACCAGTTATCAGCCCAGCTCAGCTTCACTCCTCTGCTGCATGTAGAGAACGCCGCACAGGCCAGACTCAACAACAGTTACAGCTTCTAcgactccctcctcctcccctcatcccctcctcctcatccctccttccctgactctctccctcccgtcttcctccctctaccctcctgatcctcccctcttctcctcctcctcgtccctcttccccctcttcctcctcccctcctgatGATTCAGAGCTGACCAGTTTGTTATGGACGGTCCATGAGCCGACCACGGTGGCTCTGACACTCATGTACTGCCTGTCCTTCCTGGTGGGGTTCGTAGGGAACATCATGTCAATGAAGGTGCTGACCAACCGACGTAGCGAGAGGCTAGCCGCGGTCAGCGCCACGCGGTACCTCCTGGTTAACCTGGCGGTGTGCGACCTGGCCgtggtgtgtgtctgcatgcccaTAACGCTGGGTCACCAGATCTACTCGGCCTGGGTCTACGGGGACTTCCTGTGCCGAAGCGGTCCCCTTCACCCAGGCCGTCTCTGTGTCGGCTAGCGTGCTAACGCTAACGGTCATCAGCGTCAACCGTTACTTCAGTGTACGCTGCCCCGCTCCGCGCCCGCTCCCTCTTCACCCGCCGCCGGATCCTCGGGACGGTCGCCGTGGGTGGGTGGTGTCATCGGCGATCTGCGCCCCATTGGTGTTCATGAACCGGCGAGATGAGATCAGCCTGGGGGCGTCGTTTGTGATCCCTGTGTGCCAGGAGGTGTGGCCGGGGGCCGCGTCTGAAACAGGGCTACACCGTCCTGCTCTTCGTGGCGCTCTCTACTGCATCCCTGTGACCTTTAACCTCACCATCGGCTTCCTGACTGGCCGGGCTCTGGGGACGGGAAGCGGACGTTCGGAACTTGACTCCAGAAGCCGAGCGCTGCACACTGAGCGCCTCAAGACGAGGAAGAAGATCGCCAAAATGGTGGTGTCCCTGGTGCTGCTGTTTGCAGTTTCCTGGCTGCCCCTGTATCTGGCTGAGTTCTGGATCGACCGAGTGCAGCATCCGCCATCTTGGCTCATGCAGAGCCAACCCTTTGCCCAGTGGCTGGGCCTCACCAACTCCAGCCTCAATCCTATCTGCTACTGTTTCATAGGTAGGACTCTGCTGTGTCCTCATGTCCCCTTCTTCTTCTATGTTATCCTCTTCCTGTTTGtccctttcttcttcttctatgttatcctcttcctgtttgtctccttcttcttcttcttcttcttctatgttaTCCTCGTCCTgtttgtcttcttcttcttcttcttcttctatgttaTCCTCGTCCTGTttgtcctcttcttcttcttcttcttctatcctcttcctgtttgtccctttcttcttcttctatttatcctcttcctgtttgtcctcttcttcttcttcttctatgttatcctcttcctgtttgtcccttcttcttcttctatgttaTCCTCTTCCTGTTTGTCCTTCTTTCTTCTTCTATGTTTGTttgtcctcttcttcttcttctatgttaTCCTCTTCTTGTttgtcctcttcttcttcttcttctatgttaTCCTCTCCCTTCACAGGTGATCTCCACCGTGGGGCCAAGGTGTTCCGTACCCACTACCACCGCCGGATCGCTGCTCTCTTTGGTTCCTCTTTCGCCAACTCCGCCACGACCACTGCCGCCGAGGGAGGAGTAGCCGCGGCAACCGTGGCCGCGTCCACGACAGCCATTCCCAAGTTGTTTACCTTTTCCAGGGCGGCAGGGGGGCCAGGCAAGATAGAGGACAGGTCTGATTACAGTCTGTCTGACTGGTACAAGTCCAGCCCCAGTGTGTGTGAGAAATCCCTACTACCCAGTCATCCTGACAGGCCACAAACACTCTCTATACGGACCGTCTGTGGGGACATAATGGACACCTCCCTTTAAATAGAGACTGTGGGGGTAGGAAGGACACACTCCCTTTAAGAAGTCACTCTGAGGACGAACGAGGGGACACCCTCCCTTTATGGCCTTTAGCATCTGAGGACAGAAGAGACACCTTGCATTTAAGACCGGCCTTTGGGGACAGACTGGACACCCAGATTGGACACCCTCCTTTAAGCACTGTCTCTGTGGACAGCAGAGTGGACACCTCTCCTTTAAGACCAGATGATGGGGGTGAGAAAACAGACAGCCTCCCTTTAAGAGGAGACACCTCTCCTTTAAGACCAGATGATGGGGGTGAGAAAACAGACAGCCTCCCTTTAAGAGGAGACACTTCCTTAAGTCGAGACTCTGAAGTCGAGACTCTGCGGACATtatatcagaccatataacaAGCCTGTGAACTCTGTGGATCGTCAGatgaagtcagagagagagagaggccttggAGGTAATCACTAATCTATAGGGGAGATGTTCACAGGGagggataaacacacacacacatcctggatCGATAGACTGTCTGTTGTATCATCAACACAGTGGGACCTGTTTATTTCCCTGCAGCCAGTTGGGAAACTACGCCCATTGGCTCACTGCCTGTGATTGACAGCCCACGATGATCCTGCCCACTGGTGTTTACAAAGCAGTTTATCCTCCGTTAGTAGGGAtaatgtgcatcccaaatggcaccctattccgtatatagtgcactactgttgaccagattggcaccctattccctacacaatacactactgttgaccagagcccgtAGTAAATAGTGTGTCATTTGAGATGCATGGATTGTCATTGTTGCCCCgtgtttagaccagagccctattccctatatagacctagagccctattccctatatagaccagggccctattccctatatataccagggccatattccctatatagaccagggccatattccctatatgaaggccctattccctatatagaccagggccctattccctatatagaccagggcctattccctatatagaccagagccctattccctatatagactagagccctattccctatatagaccaggggccctattccctatatagaccagggccctattctctatatagaccgggggccctattccctaccgTGTTGTCACGTTATCCAGGCAGGGATATTTCTGCATGTCTATATAGACACAGGGTCACGTTATCCAGGCAGGATCTTTCCctatatagaccagagcactGGGTCATTCTATCATAGAAATAGGGCCTAATTCCCTATATTAGACTGGGGAGGTGTTTGATCGTAACACTGTGGGATTAATGATTGGGAACATGTTTGATTGTAAACCTGTGTTACTAATAGATTGGGGACGTGTTTGATTCCCTGTGACTGACTGGGGACGTTTTGATCGTAACACTGTGTGACTGACTGGGGCATGTTTGACCGTAACACTGTGACTGACTGGGGACGTGTTATCGTAACACTGTGTGACTGACTGGGGACTGTTTGATAGGCACTGTGTGACTGACTGGGGACGTGTTTGATCGTAACACTGTGTGACTGACTGGGGAAATGTTTGATGTAACACTGTGTGACTGGCCTGGGGACGTGTTTGATCGTAACACTGTGTGACTGATGGGGACGTGaggaggactcattctgttgatgctgacagacagcagaggactcattctgttaccatgctgacagacagcagaggactgttctgttaccatgctgacagacagcagcagaggactcattctgttaccatgctgacagacagcagcaacACTGTTACCATGTGACAGACAGCATTGACTGGGGACAGCAGAGGACTTTGATCCATGTGAACACTGTGGACTCATTCTGACCATGGGACAGCAGCAGAgtttctgttaccatgctgacagacagcagcatagGACTCATGTTTGATGACAGTAACACAGAGTGACTGTTACCATGCTGGGCAGCAGTGTTTGATCGTAACCATGTGACAGACTGggggactcattctgttaccatgctgacagactgactgaggactcattctgttaccatgctgacagacagcagcagaggactcattctgttaccatgctgacagacagcagcagaggactcattctgttaccatgctgacagacagcagcagggactcattctgttaccatgctgacagacagcagcagaggactcattctgttaccatgctgacagacagcagaggactcattctgttaccatgctgacagacagcagcataggactcattctgttaccatgctgacagacagcagcaggactcattctgttaccatgctgacagacagcagcagaggactcattctgttaccatgctgacagacagcagaggactcattctgttaccatgctgacagacagcagcagaggactcattctgttaccatgctgacagacagcagaggactcattctgttaccatgctgacagacagcagaggactcattctgttaccatgctgacagacagcagcagaggactcattctgttaccatgctgacagcagcagaggactcattctgttaccatgctgacagacagcagaggactcattctgtttccatgctgacagacagcagcagaggactcattctgttaccatgctgacagacagcaccagaggactcattctgttaccatgctgacagaggaggactcattctgttgccatgctgacagacagtagaggactcattctgttaccatgctgacagacagcagcagaggactcattctgttaccatgctgacagacagcagaggactcattctgttaccatgctgacagacagcagcagaggactcattctgttaccatgctgacagacagcaccagaggactcattctgttgccatgctgacagacagcagagggactcattctgttaccatgctgacagacagcagcataggactcattctgttaccatgctgacagacagcagcagaggactcattctgttaccatgctgacagacagcagcagaggactcattctgttaccatgctgacagacagcagcagaggactcattctgttaccatgctgacagacagcagtggaggactcattctgttaccatgctgacagacagcagaggactcattctgttaccatgctgacagacagcagagaggactcattctgttaccatgctgacagacagcagcagatgactcattctgttaccatgctgacagacagcagtggaggactcattctgttaccatgctgacagacagcagagaggactcattctgttaccatgctgacagacagcagtggaggactcattctgttaccatgctgacagacagcagaggactcattctgttaccatgctgacagacagcagtgaggactcattctgttaccatgctgacagacagcagcagaggactcattctgttaccatgctgacagacagcagcagaggactcattctgttaccatgctgacagacagcagcagaggactcattctgttaccatgctgttACCATGACAGACAGCAGTATAGTGTTACCATGCTGATTCATTTCAGAAGGACTTGATTATGTGTTACCATGCTGATTAATTTCAGCAGAGGCACTGTTACCATGTTAGGCTGAATCAGACAAGCAGAGGACTTTCTGTTCCTCGTGAAATGTTTTGTTCACAGAAAATAAACCATTTGTGACCTTATCTGTTAGCATGCTGACAGAATGTTAGAGGATATTAGAATGTTAAAATGATACTGTTACCATGCTGAGAATACTAGAATTCTAAGTTAAAATGATGACAGCAGAATGTTAGACCATgctgacagaatgttaa is a window encoding:
- the LOC124029469 gene encoding neuropeptide SIFamide receptor-like, producing the protein MKLTLDQLSAQLSFTPLLHVENAAQARLNNKLTSLLWTVHEPTTVALTLMYCLSFLVGFVGNIMSMKVLTNRRSERLAAVSATRYLLVNLAVCDLAVVCVCMPITLGHQIYSAWVYGDFLVLTLTVISVNRYFSVRCPAPRPLPLHPPPDPRDGRRGWVVSSAICAPLVFMNRRDEISLGASFVIPVCQEVWPGAASETGLHRPALRGALYCIPVTFNLTIGFLTGRALGTGSGRSELDSRSRALHTERLKTRKKIAKMVVSLVLLFAVSWLPLYLAEFWIDRVQHPPSWLMQSQPFAQWLGLTNSSLNPICYCFIGDLHRGAKVFRTHYHRRIAALFGSSFANSATTTAAEGGVAAATVAASTTAIPKLFTFSRAAGGPGKIEDRSDYSLSDWYKSSPSVCEKSLLPSHPDRPQTLSIRTVCGDIMDTSL